The Moorella glycerini genomic interval CCGTTATTACCCTGGCCTTTGTCTACCAGCAACCCCTGCCGCTCCTTGGCCTCTGGGCCTCGGTCCTGTCCGTCGCCCTGATTGGTAAAGTGTTGCGGGAAATCTTGCCCGCCATCCGGGGGCTGATCATCTTTGCCGCCATCTTTTTCCTCTTTCAGGTCTTTTTAATCGACGAGGGCCAAGTTGTTTTTACCCTGGTACCAGGCACCGGCATCGGCCGCATCACCGACGTGGGACTCAAGGCCTGCACCATGCTCGCTTTAAGGATGCTGGCCATGACTTCCACCATTCCCGTTCTCCTGGCCACCACCCCGCCCAAGGATATGATTGTCGCCTTTGTGGAAAAACTCAAGGTGCCCTATGTCTACGCCCTGATGCTGGTAACCTCTTTAAGGTTTATCCCTACCCTGCAGGAAGAATTGAGCCTGGTCATCCAGGCCCAGCGGGTCCGGGCCTACGACCTGGAAGGCCGCAATATTATCAAGCGCTTTCTGGCCCTCATCCCCCTGGCCCTCCCTCTCCTCCTCATGTCCGTCCAGCGGGCCCGGACCATGGCCATCTCCATGGAAACCCGCGCTTTTGGTGCCGGCCCCCGTACCAGCCTGCACACCTCGACCTTCCAGTTACTGGACATAGGGGTAATCTCTTCGTGCCTGCTCCTGACAGCCGTTCTGGCGGTTGTATCGCTACGTTAAGATTATCCAGCCGGTAACGCATTAGCCCCGGTATTGTAACCGGGGCTAATGCGTTTTTTGGCATCAGGTATTGGGCGAGTTTTAATGTAAAAGGATTTCGGGGATTCCTTGACTGGAGTTATTTTTCAAGTATATACTTAAGGTAAACTTAAGTTCTAACTAATGCCTTCTTGGGGGGAAACGCATTGGAATTTGCCACCAGCAAGGAGCTACGTATTTATACTGGAAAGATATTAGAGAAGGTTAGGGCCGGGGAACGTTTTGCCATTACGCATCGGGGTAAGCCTGTGGCATGGCTAATACCCTTTGAAAATGACACTCCCGAAGAATTTTCCCCTCTTCCCTATCATGAGGCGTGGGCGGATATTGAACGGGCCCTGGAAGCCAGCGAGCCATATTATCCTGACTGGCACGAAGCTCTCAAGGAAAGCAGGCGGCAAAAGTGATATTCGTAGATTCTGATGTATTACTAATCGACCTGCGCTATCGCCGTGACCCTAAGTATAAAGAAAACGCTGCTTTTTTAGCCGGGCTCAAGCATGGCAAGCAACAAGGTATTACATTGATCTTCAATGTTTTAGAGGTATGTGGTATCCTATCCTATAACTTAAACGAGCAGCAGCTATTAAACCTTTACTGTCATTTGCCAACCCATTATAACCTGCAAATTTACCCGCCCTCAAAGGAGTACCTGCCGCGCCTAACAGTAAAAAGTATCCTGGCGATCATAAGCAAAAAGGCCAGCTTTGGCGAGGCGCTGATTCTTTATACGGTACGAAACATGGGTCTACTGGTATCGCACTATGTTAGCTGGAATGCCAGGTATTTCCTCCAGCAGTTGTCCATACCAGCTTTGACACCAGCAGAGGCCCTGGAAGCTGGAATTCTGAAAAATGCTTGCCCTGAATGAAAAAAGATTGCCCCGGCCGTATAACTATACCCTTTCCGGTAAAGGTTAATTAAGGGGTGCCATTGCTTGGAAGAAAAGGACCTCATCCGCAGCCTTAACTGGTTCTACAGCCTGGAAATCGAGCAGGTAGACCTCTATAAGAGCCAGGCCCGGGCAGCAACGGACATTTACCTGCGGCAGGTGCTGACCCGGGTAGCGGCTATGGAACAGGAACACGTCATCAACCTGGAAGCGGAAATCAGCCGCCGCGGCGCCACCCCGACCCGCCTGGGAGCCATCATTGCTCCCCTCCTGGGGGTAGCAACCGGGACCATCCTCAACTGGACCAATACCCGCACCCTCCTCTGGGCCAACATTACTTTAGAAGAAAAGGCCATGGCTGACTACAAACGGCTAATCCTGAAAGTTGCCGAAAAATCTCTTTTTAACCTCCTCTGGAGCCACCTCATTGATGAAGACCTGCATGCCGCTTGGTTCAGCAATAAGCTGAAAGAGCTGGACCGCCTGGCCCTGCATTAACAGGATGGTAATAGAAAAACTTGACAGGAAAAATAGGATGAGTTATTATTACTATAAACTATACCAAATGAATATACTTTAGACTGGAAGTAATTTTACATGCGCTTAAACCAGGCTACCGATTATGCCTTCCGCGCCGTCCTGTACCTGGCGAAACTGGAACCAGGCACCATTGCCGAAGCCCAGATGATTGCTTCCCGCGAAGAGATCCCCATGCGCTTCTTGCTTAAAATCATGCGTTCCCTGGTGCAGGCCGGGATAGTGCAATCCTACCGCGGCGTCAGCGGCGGTTTTTCCCTGGCCCGGCCGGCCCGGGAAATTACCCTGCTGGATGTCGTCGAAGCTGTAGAGGGACCGGTCAGCATTAACCGCTGCCTCCTGGACCAGGAGTACTGTAATAAACACGGTACCCCTTACTGCCCGGTACACCGGGCCCTGGGCTCAGTCCAGGACGCCCTGCGCCGGGAGTTGGAGCGTTACAACTTCGCCGAACTAGCCGGGAAAACTTTAGTAAAGACTTGAAAGGAGGGATTATTTTCAAATAAACTATACTATTTGGGTATACTTTGATGTATTTTGAGGGGAGGAGAAAAGTTATGGATGCACTCTTGCTGGCCAGGTGGCAGTTCGGGATTACCTCGGTTTACCACTTCCTCTTCGTCCCCCTGACCCTGGGACTATCCGTCCTGGTGGCCATCATGGAGACCATCTATGTACGCACTGGTGATGAAACTTACAAGAACATGGCCCGCTTCTGGGGCAGGCTCTTCCTCATCAACTTTGCCATGGGCGTGGTGACCGGTATCGTCCAGGAGTTTCATTTCGGCATGAACTGGTCCGAATACTCCCGTTTCGTCGGGGATATTTTCGGCGCCCCCCTGGCCGTAGAAGCCCTGGCCGCCTTTTTCCTGGAATCCACCTTTCTGGGCCTGTGGCTCTTTGGCTGGGATAAGCTGCCTAAAGCCCTCCACGCCGCCTGCATCTGGCTGGTGGCCATCGGCACCAACCTTTCCGCCTTCTGGATCCTGGTGGCCAACTCCTTTATGCAGGAGCCGGTGGGCTATGTCTTGCGTAACGGCCGGGCCGAGATGACGGATTTCTTTGCCCTGCTGACCAACCCCCATGTCCTCTATCAATTCCCCCACACCGTCCTGGCCGGCTTTGTGACAGCCTCCTTTTTCGTCATGGGGATCAGTGCCTACCACCTCCTGCGGCAAAGCCAATTAGAGCCCTTCCGCCGTTCCTTCCGGCTGGCTTTGATAACGGGCGTCATCAGCAGCCTGCTGGTGGCGGCCGTCGGCCACTTCCAGGGCCAGTACCTGGTCAATGCCCAGCCCATGAAGATGGCGGCGGCCGAAGCCCTGTGGGAAAGCGCCGGCCCGGCCCCCCTGGCCCTGGTGGCCCTGGTTGATGCAAAAGACCAGACCAATACCTTCGAGATTAAGATTCCCGCCCTGGCCAGTTTTCTTACCTATAACAGCTTCCAGGGCGAGGTTAAAGGCCTGAAGGATCTCCAGGCCGCGGCAGAGGCCAGCTACGGCCCCGGCAATTATATCCCGCCGGTCACAACGGTCTTCTGGAGCTTCCGCCTGATGGTCGTCGCCGGGCTGTGGTTAATTTTACTGTCCCTTTACAGCCTGTACCTCTGGCGGCGGGGGCGGCTGGAAGAAAAGCCCCTGGTCCTCAAGGCCCTCCTCTGGAGCATTCCCGTGCCCTATCTCGCCAACACCGCCGGCTGGTTGATGGCCGAGATCGGCCGCTATCCCTGGATTGTCTACGGGCTGCAGCGAGTCGAGGCGGCCGTTTCGCCCGGGGTATCCGCTGCCGCTATTTTGACGACCCTGGTGGTCTTTACCCTGCTGTACGGGGTCCTGGCGGTAGCCGACGTCTACCTCCTGGCTAAATACGCCCGGCAGGGTGTTGAGACAACTCCTGCCACCAGGATGTTAGATAATTCCGGGGAGGTATCATTATGGATCTAACTATCCTCTGGTTTATCCTGGTAGCCGTCCTTTTTGCCGGCTTCTTTTTCCTGGAGGGCT includes:
- a CDS encoding cytochrome ubiquinol oxidase subunit I, translated to MDALLLARWQFGITSVYHFLFVPLTLGLSVLVAIMETIYVRTGDETYKNMARFWGRLFLINFAMGVVTGIVQEFHFGMNWSEYSRFVGDIFGAPLAVEALAAFFLESTFLGLWLFGWDKLPKALHAACIWLVAIGTNLSAFWILVANSFMQEPVGYVLRNGRAEMTDFFALLTNPHVLYQFPHTVLAGFVTASFFVMGISAYHLLRQSQLEPFRRSFRLALITGVISSLLVAAVGHFQGQYLVNAQPMKMAAAEALWESAGPAPLALVALVDAKDQTNTFEIKIPALASFLTYNSFQGEVKGLKDLQAAAEASYGPGNYIPPVTTVFWSFRLMVVAGLWLILLSLYSLYLWRRGRLEEKPLVLKALLWSIPVPYLANTAGWLMAEIGRYPWIVYGLQRVEAAVSPGVSAAAILTTLVVFTLLYGVLAVADVYLLAKYARQGVETTPATRMLDNSGEVSLWI
- a CDS encoding type II toxin-antitoxin system Phd/YefM family antitoxin yields the protein MEFATSKELRIYTGKILEKVRAGERFAITHRGKPVAWLIPFENDTPEEFSPLPYHEAWADIERALEASEPYYPDWHEALKESRRQK
- a CDS encoding energy-coupling factor transporter transmembrane component T family protein — protein: MPGKSFLHKLNPLTKVVWSLAVITLAFVYQQPLPLLGLWASVLSVALIGKVLREILPAIRGLIIFAAIFFLFQVFLIDEGQVVFTLVPGTGIGRITDVGLKACTMLALRMLAMTSTIPVLLATTPPKDMIVAFVEKLKVPYVYALMLVTSLRFIPTLQEELSLVIQAQRVRAYDLEGRNIIKRFLALIPLALPLLLMSVQRARTMAISMETRAFGAGPRTSLHTSTFQLLDIGVISSCLLLTAVLAVVSLR
- a CDS encoding RrF2 family transcriptional regulator produces the protein MRLNQATDYAFRAVLYLAKLEPGTIAEAQMIASREEIPMRFLLKIMRSLVQAGIVQSYRGVSGGFSLARPAREITLLDVVEAVEGPVSINRCLLDQEYCNKHGTPYCPVHRALGSVQDALRRELERYNFAELAGKTLVKT
- a CDS encoding ferritin-like domain-containing protein; amino-acid sequence: MEEKDLIRSLNWFYSLEIEQVDLYKSQARAATDIYLRQVLTRVAAMEQEHVINLEAEISRRGATPTRLGAIIAPLLGVATGTILNWTNTRTLLWANITLEEKAMADYKRLILKVAEKSLFNLLWSHLIDEDLHAAWFSNKLKELDRLALH